A single region of the Gephyromycinifex aptenodytis genome encodes:
- a CDS encoding malectin domain-containing carbohydrate-binding protein produces the protein MTALACGVFALPIFATSASIAQASPAAAHLSRAAAPSPAADSATPRQQVIRKPAARSAGSAAPSTAPSAVFTSRVVAAAGPVRDRAGHTWSPRPATLGSWRTGRIPAHVDITGTTQDELYRTTAPGVKWYRLQVPAPATYRVRLLLAENHFDKVGQRVFDIRAEGRVITRNVDLVKRVGKYAADEVNFNIPVSDGRLDIEFTATKDVPVISGVEVVSATPVPAPAAPQPAVGIASDSFYFSDISKAPLAANSAAAAAHLYAQVRDNWGGIAAFNAYRFNNSFYEVPADQPKVRVNFHDCQRKGSIPSGLYDGAKHFIDVPMPANAVPASGTDKQITVYDRAADKLWDFWMAQRNPDGQWQACWGGRIDKVSQNQGIFPSPYGATAAGLAMTPGVISIEEFRRGKIEHAMYLAIIEPAKWPNFSWPANRTDGHSSNPDALAEGQRIRLDPSLDLSSIPMTPVARMIAEAAQKYGFVVTDRAGAVAVVTESGNAEKARTGKNPWDSLLPGPDYQAMQGFPWQHMQVLPKNHGKTAR, from the coding sequence ATGACCGCACTCGCGTGCGGAGTTTTCGCCCTGCCCATTTTTGCTACCAGCGCTTCGATCGCACAGGCCTCGCCGGCCGCTGCCCACCTGAGCCGCGCTGCTGCGCCCTCACCCGCCGCAGATTCGGCCACGCCCCGCCAGCAGGTGATCAGGAAGCCGGCGGCGCGTTCGGCCGGCAGCGCTGCCCCGTCCACGGCGCCCAGCGCCGTCTTCACCTCGCGGGTGGTGGCCGCTGCTGGGCCGGTACGGGATCGCGCCGGGCACACCTGGTCGCCCCGCCCGGCAACCCTGGGCTCATGGCGTACCGGCAGGATCCCGGCGCACGTGGACATAACCGGGACCACGCAGGATGAGCTGTATCGCACTACCGCTCCTGGGGTGAAGTGGTACCGGCTGCAGGTGCCGGCCCCGGCCACCTACCGCGTCCGCTTGCTGCTGGCCGAGAATCACTTCGACAAGGTCGGTCAACGCGTCTTCGACATTCGCGCCGAGGGACGAGTGATCACGCGGAACGTGGACCTGGTCAAGCGGGTCGGTAAGTACGCCGCCGATGAGGTGAACTTCAACATCCCGGTCTCCGACGGGCGGTTGGATATCGAGTTCACCGCAACCAAGGACGTACCCGTCATCTCCGGTGTCGAGGTCGTCTCGGCGACCCCCGTGCCCGCCCCGGCTGCGCCGCAGCCCGCCGTTGGCATCGCCTCGGACAGCTTCTACTTCTCCGACATCAGCAAGGCGCCGCTGGCGGCCAACTCTGCTGCGGCCGCGGCACACCTATACGCCCAGGTGCGGGACAACTGGGGAGGCATTGCGGCGTTCAACGCCTACCGTTTCAACAACTCCTTCTACGAGGTGCCAGCGGATCAGCCGAAGGTCCGGGTCAACTTCCACGACTGTCAGCGCAAGGGTTCCATCCCGTCCGGGTTGTACGACGGGGCGAAGCACTTCATAGATGTGCCGATGCCCGCGAACGCGGTGCCGGCCTCGGGCACCGACAAACAGATCACGGTGTACGACCGAGCCGCGGACAAGCTCTGGGACTTCTGGATGGCCCAGAGAAACCCCGACGGTCAATGGCAGGCCTGTTGGGGCGGGCGCATCGACAAGGTGTCCCAGAATCAGGGGATCTTCCCCAGCCCCTACGGCGCCACCGCCGCCGGTCTGGCGATGACCCCCGGGGTCATCTCTATCGAGGAGTTCCGGCGCGGGAAGATCGAGCACGCGATGTATCTGGCGATCATCGAGCCGGCGAAATGGCCGAACTTCTCCTGGCCGGCCAACCGCACGGACGGCCACTCCAGCAATCCCGACGCCCTGGCCGAAGGGCAACGGATCCGATTGGACCCGAGCCTGGACCTGTCGAGCATCCCGATGACCCCGGTGGCGCGAATGATCGCCGAAGCCGCTCAGAAGTACGGTTTCGTGGTGACCGACCGTGCGGGCGCGGTGGCTGTGGTGACCGAGTCCGGCAACGCCGAGAAGGCGCGCACCGGGAAGAACCCGTGGGACAGCCTGCTGCCGGGCCCGGACTACCAAGCGATGCAAGGCTTTCCGTGGCAGCACATGCAAGTGCTCCCCAAGAACCACGGCAAGACCGCACGCTGA
- the atpD gene encoding F0F1 ATP synthase subunit beta, with protein sequence MSTSFVEDTAAPQPGQPQYTPPEPGGQGRLSRIIGPVVDVEFPADAMPEQYNLLTVEVTLNGETKKINLEVAQHIGDNQVRAISLQPTDGLVRGAVVQDTGGPISVPVGDVTLGRVFNATGDCLNLEGDEKLEVTERWGIHRNAPAFDQLESKTQMFETGIKVIDLLTPYVMGGKIGLFGGAGVGKTVLIQEMIARVARNHGGVSVFAGVGERTREGNDLIVEMEEAGVLGQTALVFGQMDEPPGTRLRVALSALTMAEYFRDVQRQDVLLFIDNIFRFTQAGSEVSTLLGRMPSAVGYQPTLADEMGVLQERITSTRGHSITSMQAIYVPADDYTDPAPATTFAHLDATTELSREIASLGIYPAVDPLTSTSRILDPRYISREHYDTAVRVKSILQRNKELQDIIAILGIDELSEEDKILVNRARRLQRFLSQNTYVAKQFTGIEGSTVPLSDSVEAFTKICDGDYDHLPEQAFFMCGGLDDVERQAAELEKNS encoded by the coding sequence ATGTCTACGTCGTTTGTCGAAGACACCGCCGCCCCGCAGCCGGGTCAGCCCCAATACACCCCGCCCGAGCCGGGTGGCCAGGGTCGTCTGTCCCGCATCATCGGCCCGGTGGTCGACGTCGAGTTCCCTGCCGACGCGATGCCGGAGCAGTACAACCTGCTCACCGTCGAGGTCACCCTCAACGGCGAGACCAAGAAGATCAACCTCGAGGTCGCCCAGCACATCGGTGACAACCAGGTGCGTGCCATTTCGCTGCAGCCGACCGATGGTCTGGTTCGCGGCGCCGTGGTGCAGGACACCGGCGGCCCGATCAGCGTGCCGGTCGGCGACGTCACCCTGGGGCGGGTCTTCAACGCCACAGGCGATTGCCTGAACCTCGAGGGGGACGAGAAGCTGGAGGTCACTGAGCGTTGGGGTATCCACCGCAACGCGCCGGCCTTCGACCAGCTCGAGTCCAAGACGCAGATGTTCGAGACCGGTATCAAGGTCATCGACCTGCTCACCCCGTACGTGATGGGTGGCAAGATCGGCCTGTTCGGTGGCGCCGGTGTGGGAAAGACGGTGCTCATCCAGGAGATGATCGCCCGGGTGGCCCGCAACCACGGTGGTGTCTCGGTTTTCGCCGGCGTCGGGGAGCGTACCCGTGAGGGCAACGACCTCATCGTCGAGATGGAAGAGGCTGGCGTTCTGGGCCAGACGGCGCTTGTCTTCGGCCAGATGGATGAGCCCCCGGGCACCCGTCTGCGCGTGGCGCTGTCGGCTCTGACCATGGCGGAGTACTTCCGCGACGTGCAGCGTCAGGATGTGTTGCTCTTCATCGACAACATCTTCCGTTTCACCCAGGCCGGCTCTGAGGTGTCCACGCTGCTGGGCCGCATGCCCTCCGCCGTTGGTTACCAGCCGACGCTGGCCGACGAGATGGGCGTGCTGCAGGAGCGGATCACCTCCACCCGCGGCCACTCGATCACCTCGATGCAGGCCATCTACGTGCCCGCTGACGACTACACCGACCCGGCCCCGGCCACGACGTTCGCGCACTTGGACGCCACGACCGAGCTCTCGCGTGAGATCGCGTCGCTGGGTATCTACCCGGCGGTGGACCCCCTCACCTCGACCAGCCGTATCCTCGACCCGCGCTACATCTCGCGGGAGCACTACGACACCGCGGTTCGGGTGAAGTCGATCCTGCAGCGCAACAAGGAACTGCAGGACATCATCGCCATCCTCGGTATCGACGAGCTCTCCGAAGAGGACAAGATCCTGGTCAACCGGGCCCGGCGTCTGCAGCGGTTCCTGTCCCAGAACACCTACGTTGCCAAGCAGTTCACCGGCATCGAAGGTTCGACGGTTCCGCTCTCAGACTCGGTCGAGGCCTTCACCAAGATCTGTGACGGTGACTACGACCACCTGCCCGAGCAGGCGTTCTTCATGTGCGGTGGCCTCGACGACGTCGAGCGTCAGGCCGCTGAACTGGAAAAGAACAGCTGA
- a CDS encoding ATP-grasp fold amidoligase family protein, with the protein MEHRSLTARALGRIAMLTRRARGRWATEAILRHRYRQQCGRDLDLDHPLTMTDKIYARMLLIDRHRDESVTALADKYLVRQTIAEVVGETHLVPLLWQGGDPAQIPFDDLPTPAILKPNHLTGSLITITPELDRAWAVRHARGWLRESMYWPAREYQYHPITRRLIVEAFIDDGQPNGPLDYSVWCFHGRAHLVQIRDRSKELNYFVDTNFVRQQVYADTNPDVVASRPRSWDRLLECAAALAAPFEFVRVDLYDVHGHVYVGELTFTPARGRLRFASPEWDARLGALWHFDPGRPVLPHDAPDAFRPSPTGPTR; encoded by the coding sequence ATGGAACACCGTTCACTGACGGCGCGCGCTCTCGGACGAATCGCCATGCTCACCCGCCGAGCCAGGGGCCGCTGGGCTACCGAGGCCATCCTGCGGCATCGCTACCGGCAACAGTGCGGGCGCGACCTGGACCTGGACCATCCGCTGACGATGACCGACAAGATCTATGCCCGGATGCTGCTGATCGACCGCCACCGGGATGAGTCCGTCACCGCCCTGGCCGACAAATACCTCGTGCGGCAAACCATCGCCGAGGTGGTGGGTGAGACTCACCTGGTCCCGCTGCTGTGGCAGGGAGGTGACCCCGCCCAGATCCCGTTCGATGACCTACCGACCCCGGCCATCCTGAAGCCGAACCACCTCACGGGCAGCCTCATCACCATCACCCCGGAGTTGGACCGGGCCTGGGCGGTGCGCCACGCCCGCGGATGGCTGCGCGAAAGCATGTACTGGCCAGCGCGCGAATATCAGTACCACCCCATCACCCGCCGACTGATCGTCGAGGCATTCATCGACGATGGTCAGCCGAACGGGCCGCTGGACTACAGCGTGTGGTGCTTCCACGGCCGCGCCCATCTGGTGCAGATCCGGGACCGCAGCAAGGAGCTGAACTACTTCGTCGACACCAACTTCGTGCGACAGCAGGTCTACGCAGACACCAACCCCGACGTCGTTGCGTCCCGCCCCCGATCCTGGGACCGGCTGCTGGAGTGCGCAGCGGCCCTCGCTGCGCCGTTCGAGTTTGTCCGCGTCGACCTGTACGACGTGCACGGCCACGTCTACGTGGGCGAGCTCACGTTCACGCCGGCGCGGGGCCGGCTACGGTTCGCTTCGCCGGAATGGGACGCCCGGCTCGGAGCCCTGTGGCACTTCGATCCCGGGCGTCCGGTGCTGCCCCACGACGCCCCGGACGCCTTCCGCCCCTCACCCACCGGACCAACCCGCTGA
- a CDS encoding LbetaH domain-containing protein, translated as MTAAQLPARHDPGRRAWTMAQGWQQYRAFLAADLPRNPYLPWRVSIALLRAGQVLYRCKGPAAFALRRVVAVGDAVWIRGFMGSEIPTMVWFGPGLRLPHAGRGLMIHSTVSVGSGVTIYHRVSLGVRDGRPGPQIGDDVEIGCGAAILGPVRVADRCKIGANAVLATDTEAGRTYVGIPATATSVRS; from the coding sequence ATGACAGCGGCGCAGCTGCCGGCACGGCACGACCCCGGCCGCCGGGCCTGGACCATGGCGCAAGGGTGGCAGCAGTATCGAGCCTTCCTGGCGGCAGATCTGCCCCGCAACCCTTACCTGCCGTGGCGAGTGAGCATCGCGCTGCTGCGGGCCGGGCAGGTCCTTTACCGCTGCAAAGGTCCGGCCGCTTTCGCCCTGCGGCGTGTGGTCGCGGTGGGCGACGCCGTCTGGATCCGGGGATTCATGGGCTCAGAGATCCCCACCATGGTCTGGTTCGGTCCGGGGCTACGCCTACCCCATGCCGGACGAGGCCTGATGATCCACTCCACGGTCAGCGTCGGCTCGGGAGTGACGATCTATCACCGGGTCTCGCTGGGAGTACGCGACGGGCGACCGGGCCCGCAGATCGGTGACGACGTCGAGATCGGTTGCGGGGCAGCCATCCTGGGGCCAGTGCGGGTAGCCGACCGCTGCAAGATCGGCGCCAACGCCGTCCTGGCCACCGACACCGAGGCCGGCCGCACCTATGTCGGGATTCCGGCGACGGCCACCTCAGTGCGATCGTGA
- a CDS encoding malectin domain-containing carbohydrate-binding protein produces MSEHTAPSVTAAPERAAGAATPSRRSRHLRTMVSAVALCVGASAAPLSAVGAGTTSSAPVAAASAASGAGSTGHFVSRMSARWAPFTDSTGTRWDARSWSLGTDKSTLLLQNADIGGTEQDELYQVAAYGVKEYRLAVPRPGSYRVRLLMAEGYWSKPGKRVFDVFAEGELAAEDIDIYRSVGKAEAHDVTFEVPVQDGRLDLRFVAKVDHALISAIEVSEVGQGSETPGVQTFAYRMSAAPYDLRDSAGRAWLRRGAAFGSSRVNTRLVGEPIAGTKDEVLYQHAAYGMKGMLVPVPATASYHVRLLLTEAYWSEPGKRVIDVRAEGRDVASAVDAVAAAGPKAAHDVTFDVRVDDGMLNIDFVNLVDQPMVSGIEVTSNDPAAAAGLPSASLLPLGKFSVFHQDIRKAPVAENSAPIMARLQEKIHADQGHNAAVNAYQYNSAFYTASASTRRYRVGFTDCQNKGYLPDGLYDGPAYFLDVPIPDGAMPATGTDAQMGIYDPERDQLWEFWVMKRTAQGGWEACWGGRVDDVSSSDGRFPEPFGVSASGLVMAGGVVSVQEAARGQIDHALYLTVTEAQALVFSYPANRTDGRSQGEDLLVEGQRLRLDPKLDVTTLGLTPFGVAVAKAAQKYGFIVSDLGGTVSIATESGRPQERRTGSNPWDVLLGGPSYEALAGFPWDQVEVMPVDYGKP; encoded by the coding sequence ATGTCTGAGCACACTGCACCGTCGGTCACCGCCGCGCCCGAGCGAGCCGCAGGCGCGGCGACCCCGAGCCGTCGATCACGCCATCTGCGCACGATGGTCTCGGCGGTGGCGCTGTGCGTCGGCGCCTCAGCGGCGCCGCTGAGTGCCGTGGGGGCCGGGACTACTTCCTCGGCCCCGGTCGCCGCCGCGAGTGCAGCTTCCGGGGCCGGCTCAACGGGCCACTTCGTGTCCCGGATGAGCGCCCGTTGGGCGCCGTTCACCGATTCCACGGGCACCCGCTGGGATGCGCGCTCGTGGTCTCTGGGCACCGATAAGTCCACGCTGCTCCTGCAGAACGCGGACATCGGCGGAACGGAGCAGGATGAGCTCTACCAGGTGGCGGCCTATGGGGTGAAGGAGTACCGGCTGGCGGTGCCACGGCCCGGTTCGTATCGGGTGCGGTTGCTGATGGCCGAGGGCTACTGGTCCAAACCCGGTAAACGGGTCTTCGACGTTTTCGCCGAGGGGGAACTGGCCGCCGAGGACATCGATATCTACCGGTCCGTGGGCAAGGCCGAGGCCCATGACGTCACCTTCGAGGTGCCGGTGCAGGACGGCCGACTGGACCTGCGTTTCGTCGCCAAGGTCGATCACGCTCTCATCAGCGCGATCGAGGTGAGCGAGGTGGGGCAGGGCAGCGAAACCCCCGGGGTGCAAACCTTCGCCTACCGCATGAGCGCAGCGCCGTACGACCTTCGCGACAGCGCCGGGCGGGCGTGGCTGCGGCGTGGGGCGGCGTTCGGTTCCTCCCGGGTGAACACCCGGCTGGTGGGGGAGCCGATCGCCGGCACCAAGGATGAGGTCCTCTACCAGCACGCCGCTTACGGCATGAAGGGGATGCTCGTTCCGGTACCGGCGACGGCCTCCTATCACGTGCGGTTGCTGCTGACGGAGGCCTACTGGAGCGAGCCGGGCAAGCGGGTCATCGATGTGCGGGCCGAGGGTCGGGATGTGGCCAGCGCCGTGGACGCTGTTGCCGCGGCAGGGCCCAAAGCCGCCCACGACGTCACCTTCGATGTGCGGGTCGATGACGGAATGCTCAACATCGATTTCGTCAACCTCGTGGATCAGCCGATGGTTTCCGGAATCGAGGTCACCTCCAACGATCCTGCTGCCGCCGCCGGTCTGCCGTCGGCTTCGCTGCTGCCCCTGGGCAAGTTCAGCGTCTTCCACCAGGACATCCGCAAAGCGCCGGTCGCGGAGAACTCGGCGCCCATCATGGCTCGGCTGCAGGAGAAGATCCACGCCGATCAGGGGCACAACGCCGCAGTGAATGCCTACCAGTACAACTCGGCCTTCTACACCGCCTCTGCTTCGACGCGTCGCTACCGGGTCGGTTTCACGGACTGCCAGAACAAGGGGTACTTGCCGGACGGTCTGTACGACGGACCCGCCTACTTCCTGGACGTGCCGATCCCCGACGGTGCAATGCCGGCCACCGGCACGGATGCCCAAATGGGTATCTACGACCCGGAACGGGATCAGCTGTGGGAGTTCTGGGTGATGAAGCGCACGGCCCAGGGCGGTTGGGAGGCGTGCTGGGGTGGACGTGTCGATGACGTCTCGTCTTCGGATGGGCGCTTCCCGGAGCCATTCGGGGTCTCCGCCTCCGGGTTGGTCATGGCCGGTGGTGTGGTCAGCGTGCAGGAAGCGGCGCGGGGTCAGATCGACCACGCTCTGTACCTGACGGTGACCGAAGCCCAGGCCTTGGTCTTCAGCTACCCGGCCAACCGCACCGACGGACGCAGTCAGGGGGAGGACCTGCTGGTCGAGGGTCAACGGTTGCGGCTGGACCCGAAGCTGGATGTCACCACGCTCGGCCTGACACCCTTCGGTGTTGCGGTCGCCAAGGCCGCCCAGAAGTACGGCTTCATCGTCTCCGATCTGGGCGGGACTGTCTCGATCGCCACCGAGTCGGGCCGCCCGCAGGAGCGACGAACCGGGAGCAACCCGTGGGACGTGCTGCTGGGCGGGCCCTCCTATGAGGCGCTGGCCGGATTCCCGTGGGATCAGGTCGAGGTCATGCCCGTTGACTACGGCAAGCCGTGA
- a CDS encoding WecB/TagA/CpsF family glycosyltransferase, with translation MSFARRIHSQARQPVVVRAAGVEVERWEHEALLEHVAHVVTQPPAQATAAVAIGSINLDHFHHFGDGRIELTNDPDSTGVDWIMLADGAPVAGRAARVSGMDWPRLTGADLLPEILGLCQEQGAVVGFLGGTPATHDRLRVLLPQRYPGLPPAHFWAPERETVDSRQGSEDLAAQIAAAGVDVLNVALGKPRQEMWIQNYGEATQAKVLMAFGASADFLAGNSSRAPQWLQRTGLEWAYRLLCEPRRLARRYLVHGPPALLRWMKAHPVQ, from the coding sequence GTGTCGTTCGCCCGCCGAATCCATAGCCAGGCCCGGCAACCCGTTGTAGTGCGCGCCGCTGGGGTGGAGGTTGAGCGCTGGGAGCACGAGGCGCTGCTGGAACACGTCGCCCATGTTGTCACCCAGCCACCGGCGCAGGCCACTGCGGCGGTGGCGATCGGTTCCATCAACCTGGATCACTTCCACCACTTCGGGGACGGACGTATCGAGCTGACCAACGATCCGGACTCCACGGGCGTGGACTGGATCATGCTCGCTGACGGTGCCCCGGTGGCCGGCCGGGCCGCCCGGGTCAGCGGAATGGACTGGCCGCGCTTGACGGGGGCGGATCTGCTGCCCGAGATCCTCGGTTTGTGCCAGGAGCAAGGGGCCGTGGTCGGCTTCCTCGGCGGGACCCCCGCCACCCACGACCGGCTTCGGGTGCTGCTGCCGCAGCGCTACCCTGGTCTGCCGCCGGCCCACTTCTGGGCGCCCGAACGCGAAACGGTGGACTCCCGGCAGGGGTCGGAAGATTTGGCGGCGCAGATCGCGGCCGCCGGTGTGGACGTGCTCAATGTGGCCCTGGGCAAGCCGCGCCAGGAGATGTGGATCCAGAACTATGGTGAGGCCACTCAGGCCAAGGTGCTCATGGCGTTTGGCGCCTCCGCGGACTTCCTGGCCGGGAACTCCTCGCGGGCGCCGCAGTGGCTCCAGCGGACCGGACTGGAGTGGGCATATCGCCTCCTGTGTGAGCCTCGCCGGTTGGCGCGCCGCTACCTCGTGCATGGGCCGCCGGCGCTACTTCGGTGGATGAAGGCGCACCCGGTGCAATAA
- a CDS encoding glycosyltransferase family 4 protein encodes MTTRVAYLTSQYPALSHTFIEREVRAVRAAGVEVATFSVRPCPPQEIRSQAMRADAAATPTLRGSTASTWARAHADLARRAPRVLAAGLAQALSSGPATPKGRTWQLFYLAEAVLLYERLRAAGITHVHAHFANVACDVARLVTYLGRVEDGPDSPWRWSFTMHGPTEFEAVEAFDLPAKVRSADGIACISDFCRSQLMRFVDPEHWTKMAVVRMSVDPAQYYPRPAADPADPHGPTRLLSVGRLVPEKGSPVLLQALRMVRDRGVDTHARIVGAGELRDSLAGALTAAGMTEQVELTGPIGQDDLPAMYRDSDVFVLPSFSEGLPVVLMEAMATGLPVVTTQIAAVSEMVQDGVNGLLVPPGRADLLAEAILRLAADPDLRERMGRAGRERILAEFTPEVTGPAMADFLRGVTACRSQRA; translated from the coding sequence ATGACCACCCGAGTGGCCTACCTGACCAGTCAATACCCGGCGCTGTCACATACGTTCATCGAGCGTGAGGTGCGCGCCGTGCGCGCGGCGGGGGTAGAGGTCGCCACGTTCAGCGTCCGCCCCTGCCCACCGCAGGAGATCCGGTCCCAGGCCATGCGCGCCGACGCCGCCGCGACCCCGACATTACGCGGTTCGACGGCCTCGACCTGGGCCCGAGCACATGCCGACCTCGCCCGGCGGGCGCCGCGAGTGTTGGCTGCCGGGCTGGCGCAGGCGTTGTCCAGCGGCCCGGCAACGCCCAAGGGCCGGACCTGGCAGTTGTTCTACCTGGCCGAGGCGGTGCTGCTCTACGAACGGTTGCGGGCCGCCGGCATCACTCATGTGCATGCCCACTTCGCCAACGTCGCCTGCGACGTGGCACGGCTGGTCACCTACCTGGGCCGGGTAGAGGATGGCCCCGACTCGCCCTGGCGCTGGTCCTTCACCATGCACGGACCGACCGAGTTCGAGGCGGTCGAGGCCTTCGACCTGCCCGCCAAAGTTCGCTCCGCCGACGGAATCGCCTGCATCAGCGACTTCTGTCGCAGCCAGCTCATGCGCTTCGTCGACCCCGAGCACTGGACGAAGATGGCTGTGGTGCGGATGAGTGTCGACCCCGCCCAGTACTACCCGAGGCCCGCCGCCGACCCCGCCGACCCGCACGGACCCACCCGGCTGTTGTCTGTGGGCCGCCTGGTGCCGGAGAAGGGCTCCCCCGTGCTGCTGCAGGCGCTGCGCATGGTCCGGGACCGCGGAGTGGACACCCACGCCCGCATCGTGGGAGCAGGCGAACTCCGCGACTCGCTGGCCGGCGCACTGACGGCAGCGGGCATGACCGAGCAAGTCGAACTGACCGGGCCCATCGGCCAGGACGATCTGCCCGCCATGTACCGCGACAGCGATGTCTTCGTCCTGCCCAGCTTTTCGGAAGGCCTGCCGGTGGTGCTCATGGAGGCGATGGCCACTGGGCTGCCCGTGGTCACCACCCAAATCGCTGCCGTATCGGAGATGGTGCAGGACGGCGTCAACGGGCTGCTGGTACCTCCCGGCCGGGCCGATCTGCTCGCCGAGGCCATCCTGCGGCTCGCCGCAGATCCCGACCTGCGCGAACGCATGGGCCGGGCCGGGCGCGAACGCATCCTGGCCGAGTTCACCCCCGAGGTCACCGGTCCGGCGATGGCTGACTTCCTGCGCGGGGTCACGGCTTGCCGTAGTCAACGGGCATGA
- a CDS encoding acyltransferase — MPLKDFARSLRDGIIPRERLRRANPQAVIASGVTFAGDAGRTRLGAEVFVAGPSVLFVTDGGGLSASRLEVGERTYIGEFANIRCAGTPIKIGRHCLIGQQVSIVGSNHGIDPGTPIVDQPWHGEGVLIGDDVWIGAGSVVLPGARIGDGCVVAARSVVRGEIPPGSIVAGAPAKLIRRRDAIAAPTGP; from the coding sequence ATGCCGCTGAAAGACTTCGCCCGCTCGCTACGCGACGGCATCATCCCGCGCGAACGGCTGCGCCGCGCCAACCCTCAGGCTGTCATCGCCAGCGGGGTCACCTTCGCCGGGGACGCCGGGCGTACCCGGCTGGGCGCCGAGGTCTTCGTGGCCGGCCCCTCGGTGCTGTTCGTCACCGATGGTGGCGGGTTGAGTGCCAGCCGACTGGAGGTGGGCGAACGCACCTACATCGGGGAGTTCGCCAACATTCGCTGCGCGGGCACCCCGATCAAGATCGGGCGGCACTGCCTCATCGGACAGCAGGTGAGCATCGTCGGCAGCAACCACGGCATCGACCCGGGCACCCCCATCGTCGATCAGCCGTGGCACGGCGAGGGCGTCCTCATCGGCGACGACGTCTGGATCGGGGCGGGTTCGGTCGTGTTGCCCGGCGCCCGGATCGGCGACGGGTGTGTGGTCGCAGCCCGATCCGTGGTTCGCGGCGAGATTCCACCCGGTTCAATCGTGGCCGGGGCCCCGGCCAAGCTCATCCGTCGGCGGGACGCGATCGCCGCCCCCACCGGGCCCTGA
- a CDS encoding glycosyltransferase family 2 protein: MSPVPQEHPRPAEATVIIPAYNEERVIGRCLEALAPYLQPGACPRLAVIVVANGCRDNTAQVAAGFPGVCVRELSQGSKSLALNEGDALAQTHPRIYLDADITLSPESIPALVTALQTEQPVVGAPQIHFDVSRSSWPVKAFYRVFRELPYVRDGLVGLGVYGLSEAGRARFERFPDLVADDLYVQRLFAPHERRIVAGTFTVAAPRTIASLLAVRVRVAKGNAGLARHDPDERFAATTSSTGGALLRLLRSRPWLAPAVGVYAAVTLAARVRATRARPQETHSTAWERDDSTRR; encoded by the coding sequence GTGAGTCCAGTCCCCCAGGAGCATCCGCGCCCGGCCGAGGCAACTGTGATCATCCCGGCCTACAACGAGGAACGGGTGATCGGGCGGTGCTTGGAAGCCCTTGCCCCCTATCTCCAGCCGGGGGCCTGCCCGCGGTTGGCGGTCATCGTCGTCGCGAACGGCTGCCGTGACAACACGGCCCAGGTCGCCGCCGGATTCCCCGGTGTGTGCGTGCGTGAGCTGTCCCAGGGGTCCAAGAGCCTGGCCCTGAACGAGGGGGACGCCCTGGCCCAGACTCACCCGCGGATCTACCTGGACGCCGACATCACCCTCTCGCCCGAATCGATCCCCGCGCTGGTCACCGCGCTGCAGACCGAGCAGCCGGTGGTGGGCGCACCCCAGATCCACTTCGATGTGAGTCGCTCCTCCTGGCCGGTGAAAGCCTTCTACCGAGTATTTCGGGAGTTGCCGTACGTCCGCGACGGCCTTGTCGGCCTGGGGGTGTACGGCCTGTCCGAAGCCGGCCGGGCCCGCTTCGAACGCTTTCCTGACCTGGTCGCCGACGACCTGTACGTCCAGCGTCTCTTCGCCCCGCACGAACGCCGCATCGTCGCCGGAACCTTCACCGTCGCCGCACCCCGCACCATCGCCAGCCTGCTCGCGGTGCGGGTCCGGGTCGCCAAGGGCAATGCCGGGCTCGCCCGGCACGACCCCGACGAGCGCTTCGCTGCGACCACGAGTTCCACCGGCGGCGCGCTGCTGCGCCTGCTTCGCTCCCGCCCCTGGCTCGCGCCTGCGGTGGGGGTGTACGCAGCCGTCACGCTGGCGGCCCGGGTCCGCGCCACCCGGGCCCGCCCCCAGGAGACGCACTCCACTGCCTGGGAGCGCGATGACTCCACCCGGCGCTGA